One Aegilops tauschii subsp. strangulata cultivar AL8/78 chromosome 7, Aet v6.0, whole genome shotgun sequence genomic window carries:
- the LOC141027174 gene encoding uncharacterized protein has translation MDGGSSLNLIYKDTVRKMGIDPSRIKPNNTTFKGVIPAVEARCIGIVMLEVVFGSPDNFLSKDLIFDIAPFPSGYHALLGRTAFAKFNAVLHYAYLKLKIPGPSGVITIHGNTECSLRTKEHTTALAAEDQTSPYGSRYRSVVKTGDNSKWTRTRSPSWEPACVRHK, from the coding sequence ATGGACGGGGGCAGTAGCCTCAACCTAATATACAAAGACACAGTGAGGAAGATGGggatcgatccatcaaggatcaaaccCAATAACACCACCTTCAAGGGGGTCATTCCGGCAGTGGAGGCCCGCTGCATAGGCATTGTGATGCTTGAAGTAGTGTTCGGCTCCCCGGACAACTTCCTAAGCaaggacttgatcttcgacattgcACCTTTTCCCAGCGGCTATCACGCCCTCCTCGGCCGAACGGCATTCGCTAAATTCAATGCCGTCCTACATTACGCGTACCTCAAGTTGAAGATACCCGGTCCTTCGGGCGTCATAACTATCCACGGCAATACAGAATGCTCACTTCGGACCAAAGAGCACACTACAGCCCTAGCGGCCGAAGACCAAACCAGCCCATACGGGTCTCGTTACCGGTCTGTTGTAAAGACCGGCGACAACAGTAAATGGACCCGAACCCGCTCCCCGTCATGGGAACCCGCTTGCGTTCGCCACAAATAG